Proteins encoded in a region of the Pseudomonas syringae KCTC 12500 genome:
- the pqqE gene encoding pyrroloquinoline quinone biosynthesis protein PqqE produces MSDIAPVTNTPYIPPTPEVGLPLWLLAELTYRCPLQCPYCSNPLDFAKQGQELSTEQWFKVMQEAREMGAAQIGFSGGEPLVRQDLAELIAEARRLGFYTNLITSGIGLTEEKIIAFKEAGLDHIQISFQASDEQVNNMLAGSKKAFAQKLEMAKAVKKHGYPMVLNFVTHRHNIDRIDKIIELCLALEADFVELATCQFYGWAHLNRLGLLPTKDQLVRAEAVTNEYRVRLEAENHPCKLIFVTPDYYEERPKACMNGWGNIFLTVTPDGTALPCHGARQMPIQFPNVRDHSMQHIWYDSFGFNRFRGYDWMPEPCRSCDEKEKDFGGCRCQAFMLTGDAANADPVCSKSYHHGIITQARDESETATQTIEELAFRNDRNSRLIAKSS; encoded by the coding sequence TTGTCTGACATAGCACCCGTCACTAACACCCCGTACATACCGCCCACTCCCGAGGTCGGCCTGCCACTGTGGCTGCTCGCCGAGCTGACCTATCGCTGCCCGCTGCAGTGCCCGTATTGCTCAAACCCCCTGGATTTTGCCAAACAGGGCCAGGAGCTGAGCACCGAGCAGTGGTTCAAGGTCATGCAGGAAGCGCGGGAAATGGGTGCGGCGCAGATCGGCTTTTCCGGCGGCGAGCCGCTGGTACGCCAGGACCTCGCCGAACTGATCGCCGAGGCGCGGCGTCTGGGCTTCTACACCAACCTGATCACCTCGGGCATCGGCCTTACCGAAGAGAAGATCATCGCCTTCAAGGAAGCAGGCCTGGACCACATCCAGATCAGCTTTCAGGCCAGCGACGAGCAGGTCAACAACATGCTCGCCGGCTCGAAAAAAGCCTTCGCGCAGAAGCTGGAGATGGCCAAGGCGGTTAAAAAGCACGGCTACCCGATGGTGCTGAACTTCGTCACCCACCGGCACAACATTGATCGCATCGACAAGATCATCGAGCTGTGTCTCGCGCTGGAAGCGGACTTCGTCGAACTGGCGACCTGTCAGTTCTATGGCTGGGCGCACCTGAATCGCCTCGGCCTGCTGCCGACCAAAGATCAACTGGTCCGCGCCGAAGCCGTCACCAACGAATACCGCGTCCGGCTAGAGGCAGAGAATCATCCATGCAAACTGATTTTCGTCACTCCTGATTATTACGAAGAGCGTCCCAAAGCCTGTATGAACGGCTGGGGCAATATCTTCCTGACCGTGACACCGGATGGCACGGCGCTGCCCTGCCACGGGGCGCGGCAGATGCCGATCCAGTTCCCCAATGTGCGCGATCACAGCATGCAGCACATCTGGTATGACTCGTTCGGCTTCAATCGCTTTCGCGGTTACGACTGGATGCCCGAGCCGTGCCGTTCGTGTGACGAGAAGGAAAAGGACTTCGGCGGCTGTCGCTGCCAGGCCTTCATGCTGACCGGCGACGCCGCCAATGCCGACCCGGTGTGCAGCAAATCCTATCACCACGGGATCATCACTCAGGCTCGTGACGAGTCCGAAACCGCTACTCAAACCATTGAAGAGCTGGCCTTTCGCAATGACCGAAACTCACGACTCATCGCAAAATCCTCCTGA
- the pqqD gene encoding pyrroloquinoline quinone biosynthesis peptide chaperone PqqD: MKHDPQFRALTPKWHQGYRFQYEPAQKAHVVLYPEGMIKLNDSAALIGGLIDGKRSIAAIIHELHQQFPNVPELGMDVDEFMEGAKKKNWIDLV, from the coding sequence ATGAAGCACGATCCGCAGTTCCGAGCGTTGACACCCAAATGGCATCAGGGCTATCGCTTCCAGTACGAGCCTGCGCAAAAGGCTCATGTGGTGCTTTACCCTGAGGGCATGATCAAACTCAATGACAGCGCGGCCCTGATTGGCGGGTTGATCGATGGCAAGCGCAGCATCGCCGCCATCATTCACGAGCTTCATCAGCAGTTCCCCAATGTTCCCGAACTGGGCATGGACGTCGACGAGTTCATGGAAGGCGCCAAAAAGAAAAACTGGATCGATCTTGTCTGA